A single Marinitoga aeolica DNA region contains:
- a CDS encoding CD0519/CD1768 family membrane protein: MEEKEIVKKNKIREPLLFLILSSAIFLPVMNYMGVSNFFKTLMSTAHDLLLNTVFFIMAVAVLTSAFGNVLSEFGVVYLLNKLLSKLMKPLYNLPGASALGILTTYLSDNPAILSLAQDKQFTKYFEKWQIPLLCNLGTSFGMGLIVTTFMIAQSSAMGENLFFPVLLGNFGAVIGSIISVRIFSYYTKKHYKNIKHVDHPEDIEYWNATKGSVISRLIDGLLEGGKIGVDLGLSIIPGVLIISTIVMMFTNGPKDPSIGYQGLPYEGVPILQWIGAKLDFILNFLFGFKSPKLIAFPLTSLGSTGAALALIPKFIETKSITPNDIAVLTAIGMTWSGYLSTHIAMMDSLKARKLASKAILSHTVAGIIAGFITHLLYILFF, translated from the coding sequence ATGGAAGAAAAAGAAATTGTTAAAAAAAATAAAATTAGAGAACCTCTCCTTTTTTTAATTCTTTCATCAGCAATATTTTTACCTGTAATGAATTATATGGGGGTTAGTAATTTTTTTAAAACATTAATGTCTACAGCTCATGATTTGTTATTAAATACTGTGTTTTTTATTATGGCTGTGGCTGTTTTAACAAGTGCATTTGGTAATGTTCTTTCAGAATTTGGTGTTGTCTACTTATTAAACAAACTTCTTTCAAAATTAATGAAACCATTATATAACTTACCCGGAGCTTCTGCTCTTGGAATATTAACTACCTATTTATCAGATAATCCTGCTATTTTATCTTTGGCACAAGATAAACAATTCACAAAATATTTTGAAAAATGGCAAATCCCATTATTATGTAATTTAGGAACATCCTTCGGAATGGGATTAATTGTTACAACATTTATGATAGCTCAATCATCTGCAATGGGAGAAAATCTATTTTTTCCTGTTTTACTTGGAAATTTCGGAGCCGTTATCGGAAGTATTATTAGCGTTAGAATATTTTCATATTATACTAAAAAACATTATAAGAATATAAAACATGTTGATCACCCAGAAGATATAGAATACTGGAATGCTACGAAAGGTAGTGTTATTTCCAGATTAATCGATGGATTATTAGAAGGTGGAAAGATTGGTGTTGATTTAGGATTATCCATTATACCAGGTGTTTTAATTATAAGTACAATAGTTATGATGTTTACAAACGGTCCAAAAGATCCTTCAATAGGTTATCAAGGACTTCCATATGAAGGTGTTCCAATTTTACAATGGATAGGTGCAAAACTAGATTTTATATTAAACTTTCTTTTTGGTTTTAAATCTCCAAAGTTAATTGCATTTCCATTAACTTCTTTAGGATCAACTGGTGCTGCATTAGCCTTAATTCCTAAATTTATAGAAACTAAATCTATTACTCCTAATGATATAGCTGTTTTAACTGCAATTGGGATGACATGGAGTGGTTATTTATCCACTCATATTGCCATGATGGATTCTTTAAAGGCCAGGAAATTAGCAAGTAAAGCCATTCTTTCCCACACAGTTGCAGGTATTATTGCTGGATTTATAACTCATTTATTATACATTCTTTTTTTCTGA
- a CDS encoding alpha-amylase family glycosyl hydrolase, producing MKNLKNVYEHLKKNVEKGKTNYAVPKRWMPDDYEGTVRLKGRTFVVNPYEYFTKIVEGIMKNNDETNDYSKPLSFTTNEKTTEWLKKSIIYSAHVRMTAAYQHDVNAAYFKPDDDLGYRESGTFLKMIALLPYLKKFNVNAIYLLPITQSSNKFKKGEVGSPYAVKSFHHVEKDYHDPLLEGFNADQEFSAFVEAAHMMGMRVILDFIPRTASRDNNLILEHPDWFYWIDINELSSYKPPKIEELDFEQPSTENLPILYSNPEVKKHLKKFRWAPNITDPQKWENFVKKNKNNPDFLEEIVKEFKIITVPGFSDWINDPQPTWDDVTFLRLFLSHPMESEKYLENPEEQPPYVLYDVVKSSNFPGKVKNEELWSMIANIMPYFQKNYGIDGARLDMGHALPKELEHRIISNAKNYDPSFAIIAEELSMDNHKKAKLSGYDAILGNTWWAEPRHKESWFIKTVRDIMPKLEVPSMATAETPDSPRAVTRDGGEVFAKLSAVVNTFMPNGLTVINSGSEIFEKQPMNLGLDFEKPEEERYKYLKPTDQFYGKLAFFDYYALHWDVDKHMVKLLTVLGKIKKEYVDLISNISHYRYTEHMDKVFSIFYWNGEKGLLIPVNLNFDKAVNFGFDLGYHTWRGHHKISLLLENYRRCDFKWDEGAWLNINLNPGEAKIYLVE from the coding sequence ATGAAAAATTTAAAAAATGTATACGAACATTTAAAAAAGAATGTTGAAAAGGGGAAAACAAATTATGCCGTTCCAAAAAGATGGATGCCGGATGATTATGAGGGAACTGTAAGATTAAAGGGAAGAACATTTGTTGTTAATCCCTATGAATATTTTACAAAGATAGTAGAAGGCATTATGAAAAACAATGATGAAACAAATGATTATTCAAAGCCACTATCTTTTACAACCAATGAAAAAACAACAGAATGGTTAAAAAAATCAATTATATATAGCGCTCATGTAAGAATGACAGCAGCTTATCAACACGATGTAAATGCTGCTTATTTTAAACCAGATGACGATTTAGGCTATAGAGAGAGTGGAACGTTTTTAAAAATGATCGCACTATTGCCTTATTTAAAAAAATTCAATGTAAATGCTATTTATTTACTTCCTATTACTCAATCAAGCAATAAATTTAAAAAAGGTGAAGTAGGTTCACCATATGCAGTAAAAAGTTTTCACCATGTGGAAAAGGATTATCACGATCCATTATTAGAAGGATTTAATGCAGATCAAGAATTTTCAGCGTTTGTAGAAGCTGCGCATATGATGGGAATGAGAGTTATCTTAGACTTTATTCCAAGAACAGCGTCAAGAGATAACAATTTAATATTAGAACATCCTGATTGGTTCTATTGGATTGATATAAATGAATTATCATCATATAAACCACCAAAAATAGAAGAATTGGATTTTGAACAACCATCAACAGAAAATTTGCCTATACTGTATTCAAATCCAGAAGTAAAAAAACATTTGAAAAAATTTAGATGGGCACCTAATATTACAGATCCTCAAAAATGGGAAAACTTTGTAAAGAAAAATAAAAACAATCCAGATTTCTTAGAAGAAATAGTAAAGGAATTTAAAATAATTACAGTTCCAGGATTTTCCGATTGGATTAACGATCCACAACCAACATGGGATGATGTAACTTTCTTAAGATTATTCTTAAGCCATCCAATGGAATCAGAAAAATATTTAGAAAACCCCGAAGAACAACCACCATATGTATTATATGATGTCGTTAAATCAAGTAATTTCCCTGGTAAAGTAAAAAATGAAGAATTATGGAGTATGATAGCAAATATAATGCCTTATTTCCAAAAAAATTATGGAATTGATGGTGCAAGATTAGATATGGGTCATGCTTTACCAAAAGAATTGGAACATAGAATAATATCTAACGCTAAAAATTATGATCCATCATTTGCTATTATTGCTGAAGAGCTTTCTATGGATAATCATAAAAAGGCGAAATTGAGCGGATATGATGCAATTTTAGGTAATACATGGTGGGCAGAGCCAAGACATAAAGAAAGTTGGTTTATAAAAACAGTTAGAGATATAATGCCAAAATTGGAAGTTCCATCAATGGCTACTGCAGAAACTCCAGACTCACCAAGAGCAGTAACAAGAGATGGTGGAGAAGTATTTGCAAAACTTTCAGCAGTTGTGAATACATTTATGCCAAATGGTTTAACCGTAATCAACTCAGGAAGTGAAATATTTGAAAAGCAACCAATGAATTTAGGACTTGATTTTGAAAAACCAGAAGAAGAAAGATATAAATATTTAAAACCTACAGATCAATTCTATGGTAAATTAGCATTTTTTGATTATTACGCATTACATTGGGATGTAGACAAACATATGGTAAAACTATTAACAGTATTAGGGAAAATAAAAAAGGAATATGTAGATTTGATAAGCAATATCAGTCATTATAGATATACAGAACATATGGATAAAGTATTTTCTATTTTCTATTGGAATGGTGAAAAAGGACTATTAATTCCAGTAAATTTGAATTTCGATAAAGCTGTAAATTTTGGATTTGATCTTGGTTATCATACATGGAGAGGCCATCATAAGATAAGTTTATTGCTTGAAAATTATAGAAGATGTGATTTTAAATGGGATGAAGGAGCATGGTTAAATATAAATCTAAATCCTGGAGAAGCAAAAATATATCTTGTAGAATAA
- the rdgB gene encoding RdgB/HAM1 family non-canonical purine NTP pyrophosphatase, translating to MTIYLATNNKHKLKEVTEIKPDKFEIKGMFEILKNFEVNEDGKTFIENSIKKAIETARVLRTPVIADDSGLEIEILNGFPGVYSARFMENKTYIEKMKYILKKLENVPFEKRNARFVCAATYYDPKNNILFSVEGEVKGKIAYSILGKHGFGYDPIFIPEGETLTFGQLGKEVKNTISHRKRAFQKLFSILLNIPKLEIIS from the coding sequence ATGACGATATATCTGGCGACAAATAATAAGCATAAATTAAAAGAAGTTACTGAAATTAAACCGGATAAATTTGAAATCAAAGGGATGTTTGAAATATTAAAAAATTTTGAAGTTAACGAAGATGGGAAAACATTTATAGAAAATTCTATAAAAAAAGCCATTGAAACTGCTCGAGTTTTAAGAACTCCTGTAATCGCTGATGATTCTGGACTTGAAATAGAGATATTAAATGGATTCCCAGGAGTATATTCTGCTCGATTTATGGAAAATAAAACATATATAGAAAAAATGAAATACATATTGAAAAAATTAGAAAATGTCCCTTTTGAAAAAAGAAATGCACGTTTTGTATGTGCAGCAACATATTACGATCCTAAAAATAATATACTTTTTTCCGTTGAAGGTGAAGTAAAAGGGAAAATAGCATATTCAATACTCGGAAAACATGGCTTTGGCTATGATCCTATATTTATCCCTGAAGGTGAAACTCTAACATTTGGGCAATTAGGAAAAGAAGTTAAAAACACAATTAGTCATAGAAAACGTGCTTTTCAAAAACTTTTTTCTATATTGCTCAATATTCCGAAATTAGAAATCATTTCTTAA
- the rpe gene encoding ribulose-phosphate 3-epimerase, producing MEMKIYPSILAADFSKLGEEIKNVENNIEGIHLDIMDGLFVPNISFGTPIIKSVRNITEKYLDAHLMIIDPDRYIEDYAKMGVNGITVHYEAVTHLHRTISKIKDMGCDAGVSLNPHTPVFLLEEILPFVDRILIMSVNPGFTGQKFIPETLNKIKKLKNMIDEKGVNVAIEVDGGVGLKNIRDLYNSGATEFVVGAGVFHQENPSEAAKKLKEVGLGI from the coding sequence ATGGAAATGAAAATTTATCCTTCAATTTTAGCTGCTGATTTTTCAAAATTAGGAGAAGAGATTAAAAATGTAGAAAATAATATAGAAGGTATTCATTTAGATATCATGGATGGGCTTTTTGTTCCAAATATTTCTTTTGGAACACCTATAATAAAATCTGTTAGAAATATAACTGAAAAATACCTCGATGCACATTTAATGATTATAGATCCTGATAGATATATTGAAGATTACGCTAAAATGGGTGTAAATGGAATTACTGTTCATTATGAAGCTGTTACACACTTACACAGAACAATTTCAAAAATAAAAGATATGGGATGTGATGCTGGAGTTTCTTTAAATCCACATACACCTGTATTTCTACTGGAAGAAATATTGCCATTCGTTGATAGAATTCTGATAATGAGTGTTAATCCCGGTTTTACAGGTCAAAAATTTATTCCAGAAACATTAAATAAAATTAAAAAACTAAAAAATATGATTGATGAAAAAGGAGTAAATGTAGCTATTGAAGTTGATGGTGGTGTTGGATTAAAAAACATTAGAGACTTATATAATTCTGGTGCAACTGAATTTGTTGTAGGTGCTGGTGTGTTTCATCAGGAAAATCCTTCAGAAGCAGCAAAAAAATTAAAAGAGGTTGGTTTGGGAATATGA
- the rsgA gene encoding ribosome small subunit-dependent GTPase A has protein sequence MKIEKGIVTRFHSNTLELIDLNTREKITAFLRGKFKLQKITPIVGDYVEYSIENGTAKIENILPRKNLLYRPKIANVDQTVLVTCLKSPKVDYLIIDKFLVQVEKNNLDCVIVLNKVDLLEKDEIDEFLKIYSPLYPVVLTSAKKKIGIEEIKPYLKNKISTFAGMSGVGKSSLLNAINPGLKLRVGEISEKLQRGKHTTTYTELLKFDFGGFVADTPGFAAFEVYDFEPDKLQNFFVEFHEHSMYCAFNDCVHINEPHCGVKDAVENGEISEIRYKNYLKIYNEVSEYQKKTRRKRWK, from the coding sequence GTGAAGATAGAAAAAGGAATAGTGACTCGATTTCATTCAAATACGTTGGAATTAATAGACCTGAATACCAGAGAAAAAATTACTGCTTTTTTAAGAGGAAAATTTAAATTACAAAAAATAACTCCAATAGTTGGTGATTATGTAGAATATTCAATAGAAAATGGCACCGCAAAAATAGAAAATATCCTGCCAAGAAAAAATTTGCTATATAGGCCAAAAATAGCAAATGTAGATCAAACTGTTTTAGTTACATGTTTAAAAAGCCCTAAAGTGGATTATTTAATAATAGACAAATTTCTTGTTCAAGTTGAAAAAAATAATCTGGATTGTGTTATAGTATTAAATAAAGTAGATTTATTGGAAAAAGATGAAATTGACGAGTTTTTAAAAATATATTCTCCTTTATACCCTGTTGTTTTAACAAGTGCTAAAAAGAAGATTGGAATAGAAGAAATTAAACCTTATCTGAAAAATAAGATTTCCACATTTGCCGGAATGTCTGGTGTTGGAAAATCTTCTCTATTAAATGCTATTAATCCTGGGCTTAAATTAAGAGTTGGAGAAATCTCTGAAAAACTTCAGAGAGGAAAACATACTACAACCTATACAGAATTATTGAAATTTGATTTTGGAGGATTTGTAGCTGATACACCAGGTTTCGCTGCATTTGAAGTTTATGATTTTGAACCCGATAAACTTCAAAATTTCTTTGTTGAATTCCATGAACATTCTATGTATTGTGCTTTTAATGATTGTGTTCATATCAATGAACCACATTGCGGAGTTAAAGACGCCGTTGAAAATGGAGAAATTTCAGAAATTAGATATAAAAATTATTTGAAGATATATAATGAGGTAAGCGAATATCAAAAAAAGACAAGGAGGAAAAGATGGAAATGA
- a CDS encoding PASTA domain-containing protein produces the protein MKDLKKIMKKLTYNTIMFILGAISGGLILLLSVFVFVNSSSYVIVPEVKGESKDTAIKALKEIGLIPLIQGIGNKVLYTEPSAGERVKKGRHIFVQLGKIESLKVPDLIGVPVEVAEQFLTSYNLNYKIIKIYNSDEKIETVIDMDPKPGTIVEKRDTILLKISSSEVNK, from the coding sequence ATGAAAGATTTAAAGAAAATAATGAAAAAGCTGACTTACAATACAATTATGTTTATTTTAGGAGCAATTTCAGGAGGATTAATTTTGCTCCTATCTGTGTTTGTTTTTGTAAATAGCTCTTCATATGTTATTGTACCTGAAGTTAAAGGAGAAAGCAAAGATACTGCTATTAAAGCTTTAAAAGAAATTGGATTAATCCCCTTAATTCAAGGAATTGGAAATAAAGTACTATACACAGAACCTTCTGCAGGGGAACGGGTAAAAAAGGGACGACATATTTTTGTTCAATTGGGAAAGATAGAGTCGCTCAAGGTTCCTGATTTAATTGGCGTTCCTGTGGAAGTTGCTGAACAATTCCTCACTTCTTATAATTTAAATTATAAAATAATAAAAATTTATAACTCTGATGAAAAAATCGAAACAGTCATAGACATGGATCCAAAACCTGGAACTATTGTTGAAAAAAGAGATACAATATTATTAAAAATATCATCTTCGGAGGTGAATAAGTGA
- the rlmN gene encoding 23S rRNA (adenine(2503)-C(2))-methyltransferase RlmN, with protein MVKKNILDFSYDELIEEFKNIKLQKFRVDQVLDWIFKKHVFDFFEMTNLSKSQRELLDEHFYIYIPEPIDIQESKKDGTTKFLWKLEDGKTIESVLLFYPNRVSSCISTQVGCALKCKFCSTGASGFERNLSAGEIVAQVLAIEKLKDVNINNIVLMGMGEPLLNYDNVLKAIRNWNNKKMKNLGARRITISTAGIADKIEELANFDMDIRLSVSLHAPNNYIRDQIMPINAKYPIEEVIQSCKIYQEKTKNRVTIEYIAIKGLNDEEKHAEELAELLKGLKVMVNIIPVNPNPAGYERPSKRFLTNFVNKLKELGIEATLRVEKGTDIDAACGQLKLRKKGIKLK; from the coding sequence ATGGTTAAAAAGAATATTTTAGATTTTAGTTATGATGAATTAATTGAAGAATTCAAAAATATAAAATTACAAAAATTTAGAGTAGATCAGGTATTAGACTGGATATTCAAGAAACATGTTTTTGATTTTTTTGAAATGACAAATCTTTCTAAATCTCAGAGAGAATTATTAGATGAACATTTTTATATCTATATTCCCGAACCAATAGATATTCAGGAATCAAAGAAAGATGGTACTACTAAATTTCTCTGGAAATTAGAAGATGGAAAAACTATTGAATCAGTATTACTTTTCTATCCAAATAGAGTTTCATCATGTATTTCAACGCAAGTAGGTTGTGCTCTAAAGTGTAAATTTTGTTCTACAGGTGCAAGTGGCTTTGAAAGAAATCTTAGTGCTGGTGAAATAGTCGCTCAGGTTTTAGCTATAGAAAAATTAAAAGATGTAAATATAAACAATATTGTTTTAATGGGGATGGGAGAACCATTATTAAATTATGACAATGTTTTAAAAGCTATTAGAAATTGGAATAATAAAAAGATGAAAAACCTTGGTGCAAGAAGAATTACAATTTCAACAGCTGGCATTGCAGATAAGATCGAAGAATTGGCAAATTTTGATATGGATATAAGACTTTCTGTTTCTTTACATGCACCAAACAATTATATAAGAGACCAAATAATGCCTATCAATGCAAAATATCCAATAGAAGAAGTTATTCAATCTTGTAAAATTTACCAAGAGAAAACCAAAAACAGGGTTACTATTGAATATATTGCAATAAAAGGTTTAAATGATGAAGAAAAGCATGCTGAAGAGTTAGCAGAATTGTTGAAAGGATTAAAGGTTATGGTTAATATTATACCAGTAAACCCAAATCCTGCAGGTTACGAAAGACCATCAAAGAGATTTTTAACAAATTTCGTGAATAAACTAAAAGAACTTGGAATTGAAGCTACCTTACGTGTTGAAAAGGGTACTGATATTGATGCAGCATGTGGACAATTAAAGTTAAGGAAAAAGGGTATAAAATTAAAATGA
- a CDS encoding radical SAM protein, with protein MKNKIHFVKMRDTKSISLTGNYCYLNCKHCNKHYLENMATINDIDSLSDKTSLLLSGGMNSEIKVPVYKFVEKLKAYKERYKFKYNLHTGFMNYDELLKIKDISDAISFDLVGNRETMLYVYGIDKFDEMWKTFHTLLELKFNVKPHITIGLNGGKLTHEYDAINKLKSYDNIDEIIFLVFIPTKGSYFENESPPSIDEVYNIFKYTKDKFPHIKLTLGCMHPKGKYRKDLQEKLLFISDKIVQPVKHTVDLAENLNFEITWSYECCVF; from the coding sequence ATGAAAAATAAGATACATTTCGTAAAAATGAGAGATACTAAATCTATATCTTTAACTGGTAATTATTGTTATCTTAATTGTAAGCATTGCAATAAACATTATCTTGAAAACATGGCAACAATTAATGATATAGATTCTTTATCTGATAAGACTTCTTTACTATTAAGTGGCGGAATGAATAGTGAAATAAAAGTTCCTGTATATAAATTTGTTGAGAAATTAAAAGCCTATAAGGAAAGATATAAATTCAAGTATAATCTTCATACAGGCTTTATGAATTATGATGAACTATTAAAAATTAAAGATATAAGTGATGCTATTTCTTTTGATTTAGTTGGAAATAGAGAAACTATGTTATATGTCTATGGTATTGATAAATTTGATGAAATGTGGAAAACATTCCATACATTACTTGAACTGAAATTTAACGTTAAACCGCATATTACTATTGGACTTAACGGCGGTAAATTAACCCATGAATATGATGCTATAAACAAACTAAAAAGTTACGATAATATAGATGAGATTATTTTCCTGGTTTTTATTCCTACAAAAGGATCATATTTTGAAAACGAATCTCCACCATCAATTGATGAAGTATATAATATCTTCAAATATACAAAAGATAAATTCCCTCATATTAAACTCACTCTCGGTTGTATGCATCCAAAGGGAAAATATAGAAAAGATTTACAGGAAAAACTATTATTTATAAGTGATAAAATAGTTCAACCTGTTAAACACACTGTTGATTTGGCAGAAAATTTAAATTTTGAAATAACATGGAGCTATGAATGTTGCGTGTTTTAG
- the rnc gene encoding ribonuclease III — MNDYERKIVKKVKKIIGIDNIDEELLFEALCHSSYSNDYTSKGRKINSNERLEFLGDSVLNLIIAEHLFLNYNLNEGDMARVRATVGSELILFEAAKKLNLGNYILLSKNEERFGGREKHSIISDLFEAILGAIYLSLGFEKAKDFALKNLNPYIKEAIAGKLFLDYKTRLQELTQKDLKIRPEYKLIRQEGPPHNRTFIIEAKINGKTYGRGIGKSKKIAEQLAAREACERFSGEMNEK, encoded by the coding sequence ATGAATGATTATGAGAGAAAAATTGTAAAAAAGGTTAAAAAAATTATTGGTATTGATAATATCGATGAAGAGCTTCTTTTTGAAGCTCTTTGTCATTCTTCTTATTCAAATGATTATACTTCTAAAGGACGAAAAATAAATTCTAATGAAAGACTTGAATTTCTTGGGGATTCTGTATTAAATTTAATAATTGCCGAACATTTATTTTTAAATTATAATTTGAATGAAGGAGATATGGCCAGAGTTCGTGCAACTGTTGGTAGTGAGTTAATATTATTTGAAGCAGCTAAAAAATTAAATTTGGGTAATTATATTTTACTCAGTAAAAACGAGGAAAGATTTGGTGGAAGAGAAAAACATTCGATAATATCAGATCTTTTTGAAGCGATATTGGGTGCAATATACTTATCCTTGGGTTTTGAGAAAGCAAAAGATTTTGCATTAAAAAATTTAAATCCTTATATAAAAGAAGCAATAGCTGGAAAATTATTCCTAGATTATAAAACACGACTTCAAGAATTAACCCAGAAAGATCTTAAAATAAGGCCTGAATATAAATTAATAAGGCAAGAAGGGCCGCCACACAATAGAACATTTATAATTGAAGCTAAAATAAATGGAAAAACATATGGAAGAGGCATAGGGAAATCTAAAAAAATAGCAGAACAGCTTGCTGCAAGAGAAGCATGCGAAAGATTTAGTGGTGAGATGAATGAAAAATAA
- a CDS encoding transketolase: MKKSLNELKELGRLCRGDILKMTTVAKSGHPGGSMSSIDMYLSVFNMANIDPENPFDPKRDRVVISHGHTSPGVYSALARLGFFNVDELIAGFRHAGSIFEGHITRGIPGVEWTTGNLGQGLSAGVGMALAAKITGDNYHVFVLHSDGESPKGQIAEARRTAKKENLNNLTVLVDYNDIQISGRARDVLYVDIVKEYESAGWNIIEVDGHDYEQLFNAIEEAKNYKLGPTVIIAKTIIGKGVSFMENRHEYHGAPLKEDELDKALKELGLENDIEKYKEMRKNLPLLREKLNFEDYVVTAEPGTPIVYTKDDKIDNRGAFGNAIADLAKVNKGKVPIVAVDCDLKPSVKLGKFEKVSPETYVQIGIQEHNAATIAGAMSVCGVVPFFADFGVFGLDETFNQQRLNDINHTNLKTAVTHCGIDIGEDGKTHHEINYIGIVRSFFDTKLIVPADPNQTDKAVRFAASTLGNVVIAMGRSKIPVILDENGNPFFGENYEFEYGKMDVLRKGEKVTILTHGSVAYKAVKVADKLKEEGINITVINVSAPLEFNAAKISEYIDNSHVIIYEDHNKYNGLIVEFSKSVVKNKLNPLTVESLGVDNYSPSGNNASLFKIFKLDEESLYSIVKEKINE; encoded by the coding sequence ATGAAGAAATCATTAAACGAATTAAAAGAACTCGGAAGATTATGTAGAGGCGATATTTTGAAAATGACTACTGTTGCAAAATCTGGTCATCCCGGTGGATCAATGTCTTCAATTGATATGTATTTAAGTGTCTTTAATATGGCAAATATAGATCCAGAAAATCCATTTGATCCTAAAAGAGATAGGGTTGTTATCAGCCATGGCCATACTTCACCTGGTGTTTATTCTGCTTTAGCAAGACTTGGTTTTTTCAATGTTGATGAATTAATAGCAGGTTTTAGACATGCTGGTTCAATTTTTGAAGGACATATAACCAGAGGAATTCCAGGTGTTGAATGGACAACAGGTAATTTAGGACAGGGTTTATCTGCAGGCGTTGGAATGGCTTTAGCTGCCAAAATAACAGGAGATAATTATCATGTATTTGTTTTACATAGTGATGGAGAATCTCCAAAAGGTCAAATTGCTGAAGCACGAAGAACTGCTAAAAAAGAAAATTTAAACAATTTAACTGTATTAGTAGATTATAACGATATACAAATTTCTGGTAGAGCAAGAGATGTTTTGTATGTTGATATTGTTAAAGAATATGAATCTGCTGGCTGGAATATTATTGAAGTTGATGGCCACGATTATGAACAATTATTTAATGCTATTGAAGAAGCAAAAAATTATAAATTAGGCCCAACTGTTATTATCGCTAAAACAATTATTGGTAAAGGCGTTTCATTTATGGAAAATAGACATGAATATCATGGTGCTCCATTAAAAGAAGATGAATTAGATAAAGCCTTAAAAGAATTAGGATTAGAAAACGATATAGAAAAATATAAAGAAATGAGAAAAAATTTACCATTATTAAGGGAAAAATTAAATTTTGAAGATTATGTGGTTACTGCTGAACCAGGTACTCCTATTGTTTATACAAAAGATGATAAAATTGATAACAGAGGCGCTTTTGGAAATGCTATTGCTGATCTCGCTAAAGTTAACAAAGGAAAAGTTCCTATTGTAGCAGTTGATTGTGATTTAAAGCCTTCTGTTAAATTAGGAAAATTTGAAAAAGTAAGCCCAGAAACATATGTACAGATCGGCATTCAAGAACACAACGCAGCTACTATTGCAGGTGCTATGTCTGTTTGTGGCGTCGTTCCTTTCTTTGCAGATTTTGGTGTATTTGGACTCGATGAAACATTTAACCAACAAAGATTAAACGATATTAATCATACAAATCTAAAAACAGCAGTTACACATTGTGGAATTGATATTGGTGAAGATGGAAAAACTCATCATGAAATTAATTATATTGGCATCGTAAGAAGCTTCTTCGACACAAAATTAATAGTACCTGCAGATCCAAACCAAACAGATAAAGCCGTTAGATTTGCAGCATCAACATTGGGAAATGTTGTAATTGCTATGGGTAGATCAAAAATCCCTGTAATATTAGATGAAAATGGAAATCCATTCTTTGGCGAAAATTACGAATTTGAATATGGAAAAATGGATGTCCTCAGAAAAGGTGAAAAAGTAACTATTTTAACTCATGGAAGTGTAGCATATAAGGCTGTTAAGGTTGCAGACAAATTAAAAGAAGAAGGTATAAACATCACAGTTATTAACGTTTCTGCTCCATTAGAATTTAATGCTGCAAAAATAAGCGAATATATAGATAACTCACATGTAATCATATATGAAGACCATAACAAATATAACGGTTTAATAGTAGAATTTTCAAAATCAGTAGTAAAAAATAAATTAAATCCTCTAACTGTTGAATCACTAGGTGTAGATAATTACTCACCATCTGGAAATAATGCTTCATTATTTAAAATCTTTAAATTAGATGAAGAATCGTTATATTCAATTGTTAAGGAGAAAATAAATGAATGA
- a CDS encoding DUF2905 domain-containing protein has product MQELGKYIISIGIVLIIIGLLIYLFDKIPFKIGRLPGDILIKKENFTFYFPLTSAILISVILNVIILIIRKIK; this is encoded by the coding sequence ATGCAGGAATTGGGGAAATATATAATTTCCATTGGTATTGTTTTAATTATTATTGGATTATTAATATATTTATTTGATAAAATTCCTTTTAAAATTGGAAGACTACCAGGAGATATTTTAATAAAAAAAGAAAATTTTACTTTTTATTTTCCTTTAACATCAGCTATATTAATTAGTGTTATACTAAACGTGATTATATTAATTATAAGAAAAATAAAATAA